The Nakaseomyces glabratus chromosome H, complete sequence genome segment AGGATATTACTTTGACACCTATACtaagaaaaattattgacGAAACACCTGCTGCATTGCTACTATCCGAAGAGCAGTGGTATGCTGTTGAAACATATGAAGATTTCGATTTCATGCTAAACTCATTCAATCAATGGGGTCGTAAGGAACACGATTTAATCAAACAAGTGAGACCAGTTCAAGAATATATCCAGGACGTATATATGATTAGAAACCATAATCTAAAATTATCTGATCTGAACGAGACTGAACAATCGTTGATCAATGAGTTAAAGGAATATGAGTTTAATGATACGGAACATGAGTTGATGAAAGGCAGCGATAATCCAAATAACACTGAGGGGCAATTGgaaaagattgaaaaatCATTGGATACCATTGTCCAAAGGGTAATGGAATTGGATGACCAAGGGGAAactgatgaaaataaagCTGAATTGAAGACACTTGAGGAAGAGCGTGACCGTCTACTTGCAGAACAAGACAAATTAGCATCCAATGGAGATAATGGAGGGCGCCTGATGGCTAGATCcgagaaaaagaagatgttAGTGAGAATACAAACTAAGGTTGAAAAACAAATGGAGATTCTTACCGatttaataaataacaGACATTTTAAAGCCATGGAGGATGTCATCGCATGGAAGAATGATATTTCTCTCAAAGTGTGGGGATCAGAACTCCGCAGGAATGCATCTGgtgcaaagaaaaatactaTCACTGAGACGGTTGCAGAAAGATTCGATGAAATAGTTGACCTAACATCCAGAATTGCTAGTCAATAATTATTCAATGCCATAATGGAAATGATACTCCCCACTGTAATTAGTTAATTATAAATGCCTTACTTTATCATGATGGACATGAAGATTTCTTAAAGTTGGCGTGGCTTTTTTATTCTATCAAGATGATACTCGcaattgaaatatcaattatGAAACTATCGCATCTTGaatttgtaattttaatatatcTAGTGTGacatttttataatttacACATCAAAATAACTAATAGTGCATATATAACAGATTACCATTTTTCTTAGAACAGCTGGGCATGCTtaaatcaaaacaaaagataCCTTGAAATAAGTAATGGcatttgttttgttgttgaattCTTGCTCATCTGTTGCAAAACGTTAATTAAAGGACATCGATATTATGACAGACTTCAGCCCAGATCTATTGAATCAGCCAGTTATACTTGACAATGGTTCTAGTGTTATCAAGGCTGGTTTTGCTGGCAGCCAACAGCCAGATGTTCTAGAATATGCATGGATTGGAAATCCACTTGCTGAGAGGTCAATGGTTACAGTAAGCAATAAAGAGACATATATTGGCAATTCAGCCTATGAAAGAAGAGCCACTCTTCATTTAGAATCACCATATTCAACCAATGCGATTATGTCGTGGGATCGACTGGAAGATTTATGGGACTATGTGTTACTCAATAAACTGGAGATTGAACAATTACAGGAACATCCAGTTGTTTTGACGAACTCTATGTCGACTAGcaagaaggaagaagagaagatgTGTGAGGTATTGTTCGAGAAGTTCTCGATACCAGCAATATACTGTTCTCGCGATCCGATAATGTCTTTATATGGGCTAGGTAGAACTACTGGATGCTCTGTTTCTTGTGGGCATCGAGGCATAGGTATCACAACAGTTATTGATGGTATGATAGTTGGTGGGAGCTCCCAAATATCCAATACAGGCGGATCGGCTGTCACAAACACCATGCTTGATCTACTCCGACATAACCATCCTAAGTTAGAGAACGGTCAGAATGGTATAGAATTAATTAGAAGtatcaaagaaagatgCTGCGTGTTATCCAAAGATTTCTATAATGAAATTAGAGCATATGAATTGATTACCAGTAAAacatcaaataataaatatcgACTACCAGACGGCAATATAATTGAGATTGGATCAGAAAGATTCGAAGCGCCAgaaataatatttaatCCACAAGCATACGGTTACTCAGAAATTCCTTTACAGAAAATGATTATTAATAGTATTAGTCGTGCTGGTATACTGCCACGTTCTCAACTTCTGGAGTCAATAGTACTTAGTGGTGGAAGCAGCTTAATAAAAGGTTTCGGAGAAAGACTTACAAAAGAAATCCGTAAAGAGATTGATGgcaatcaaaaaataatgttaAATGCACCTCATGAACGCAGATTTTTACCATGGATAGGCGGATCGGTTTTGAGTGGTCTTTCTACAATGAAACTCCTCTGGAAGTCTAAAAGCGCCTACCGTGAAGATAAGCACTTCGATTTCAATACACTTTATAACAACCGGATGTAGGCATAGTGCGTCTCATAATTTAGTGTAGTGCAGTTATTCTGTGAAAGATATCTTTATTGTTTGCGTAAAATGTAAATAAAACTAGTATGAGAAATGGGTGTCTGAACGTATTTAGATAGAGTGTCAATTAGAAATGCTAATGTAAATAAAGTAAAGtattaaaagaaataaacaGAATTGATACTATAATGTTCCAATCTGTTATAAttgaaataaagaaatggtgaaaataaaaaaacagtaAACGTTGGACTTAATGGATTTAAGGTatgattcttttttttcatggCTGAGATTAGATACAGTAGTATCTGTCACCGAAGTCACCTAGACCTGGAACCAAGTACTTCTGCTCATTCAAACCCTTGTCAATGGCACCAGTAACAATCTTAACATCTGGGAATTGAGCATGATATCTATCAATACCATCCTTGCTGCAAatcaagttcaagaagTATATTCTTTCTGGCTTGACACCTCTTTTGATAAGGACATCGGTAGCCATCATAGCACTACCACCAGTGGCTAACATTGGGTCTAGCAAGAAAACGTATCTGTCAGCGATGTCCTCTGGCAGCTTCTCGTAGAATAATTTAGGAAGAGCGGTTTCTTCGTCTCTTTGAATTAGAATCTTACCAATTCTAACTGATCTGCAACAGTCTCTGAGACCTTGTTCCATGGATTCACCAGCTCTGACTATGGAAACACCACAGATCTTACCCATAAAGCCAACACCATTGAAGACCTCACTAGTGTGGGTATCAACGTCCTTGTTCTCAACAGGCAAGTGGTTTAGACCTTCCTCTACCAACAATCTGATGATTCTGTCAGAGTAGAAAATGAAGTCAGGTCTAGTGGTGTTCTTGTCTCTGATAATAGTGTAAAGACCCAACAATTGGTTGGTCTGAGGTAGCAAGTAAACGTTCTTAAATGGTTCAGAAGACATAGTTGATGttcttatatatttttatgcTTTTTAGTTGCGTATTGATTATATTGCGATACCAGCTCACAAAAAATACGCTATCcttaaaaatatcaattgtaccaaaaacaaaacGATACAATAGTGTCAAAgcaaaataatagaaagtTCGACTAATTCGATTGCTTATATATGTTCCAGGATCAACTGTGCATTAATACATGAAAGTAAATTGTTACTATGCTGCTATTACTGTCCTAcagctcatctcatcgcaaggtgaaatttttcaggGAAAAAGGCAAGAATCACCTGAAAATCATAATCTCTGCAGTGCTTTCTGTGGAATACTGActggaaaattttttgaattgaaAAGGGAAGATAATGTATCACGTATTACGTAAATACGGGGGTTTCCGGGAATTTGCCTTGATCTCCGACGGAGAAAGCACTGAGGATACAGATTGTCCGTCGGAGAATTGCTTCCAAAATGCACAGAATAGTATTTGAACAGAGTTTATATAGTTTGTTGTGGTGAGTGTCAGGGCTTGTGGGTATTTTTGGGGATTATTAGATTTATAATACAATTACGCTTATGTAGTGCAGTAGCAATAGCACGACAATACATACGTTACATAGTCTTATGATTCtatttttgcttttcttcatcGGGTATCTACAATTAGTAAGTCAAGTTGTTACTTGTTTCTGAACTGATCATCACCTGGATGGTCCTGCCATCGACCAAAGCACCATGGAATAGTTTTCGTACACGTTCCAGTTCCTCGATGGTGGCTTTCTTCAGCCAGACATGAGCAGTCGCCGAGCCTGAGGGCAAATCACGCACCTTCACGCGCTTGATGGAAACGTTCGCCAGGTTTTCCAATATCTTTTGTAAGTTCCTCTGATTTACACCCAGGGTCAAGTTGTACAACACTAATGACTTGTCAGACGCATCAGTGTTCGTGGAGATGACTAAAGTGTTGCCAGTACCAACTGGGAAAGTAGGTATATTAGTTGGTGTAATTACATTTGGCTTgctcttcattttcttttgcgCCTTGCTAGTTGATTGCTTTGGCTTGGTTGGAACTTTCACGCTATTAGCCTTCGCAGACCGGATACTCTTCTTCACTTCACGCTTACCCTTGACAACGTCTCTGGGAGAGTTGCCAGCGGCCCTCAATAGCACGCCAATATCGTCAGCCTTCACTAATTTACCATTGACTACGGTGAAACCAGCACTGCCGGCCTTCTTGGGGCCAGTAGGCGTGGGACCAGGAATGGCACGCTTACGGTTAACACCAGCGCCATTCACCTTGCCAATCCTGTCAATAAGACTCTTGCCAGCATACTTGCCACTATCTTTCCTCGCCATTTCTCTAGTCAAAGTCAATGCTTGTGCTTTCCTGATGATATCCAATAGCCACCGCGTAACCAATGGTAATTATTTGTTTAAGCTGCTCTGAACTATACCCTCGATTCGTAGTTGTGGTAACTAAGAGATTTGCCTGGGCTGTTCCTCAAATATGAACGCCGAAGATCGAAGTTAGTTTGTACGTTTTACATGTGATTTACATTTACGTATAATATTATACATATACACTCAGGACGAAGTAATCATGTGATCTGATAAGGGAATTCCGAATCCGCATTTCAGGTTTCTGTtggaagaaagagaaaattcCCTGATCTGGAAACAGGTGAGCGGTATTTAATGGTGATAATTTCCTATTACAGTAATACTATACTTAGATAGGAAAGTAGACAGCAGGGCCGATAAGGAATACCCAGTAATCGGCAGCCGATAAGGATGTAGTACTTGTAGTCTGCTTTcgaagtgaaaaaaaatcaaattcaaaagttgaaaaaactTCAAGAATAATAAGCTCACTTGCACTGTGGGTGTAAACGATATAGTTATATATGAGATCACATATTGGTTGCAAATTGGATACTCTTGTAGACAAGACAGCATCGCCTCCGCAACGATAACTTCCTTAGGtgctctttttcttcaagaattttttttgagtgATTTTTTGATGAGAACAAAGGGCAAATCCAAATACAGGGAAGGAACATTGCTTTTGGATTCAGTAACTTGAATGCAGGTAGAGGGGCTGTCACAGTGTACAAAATCATTGGACAGGAGTAGACTAGAGAAACAAGGAGCTAGGCAGTTTTTGAAACTCGTTCTACTCTCTGTCTCTCTCTTCTGTGGGAAGTGATGTCTTTGTAGCTTACGGTTAGCTGAAtaatagtatatatataaacttGTAGAATAGGGACTCTATCGTCGCATTGCTAGTGCTAGAGCCAAAGCAAGCGTTTACTACAACTGTAAAATACGAATGTCTGGTGTGCCTATGAGTGTGAGTGGTACTAACCATCCACAGGATGTAccaaaggaagaagaaggtatCTTGAACTATTTGCTCGAAGTCAGGTCCTTCCTGTcaaaactgaagaagaatagaACACAGTACTTAAACTCGAAGGATGTGCTGAACACTTACCAAGAAGTGCTAACTAGAGTCAGGGAACTGGACGGAATAAGGAAGAGCAGCACAGATGTCACTCGCCGTCCCACTTGTGCTACTACATTGATTCACGACACCGATATGCACAACCGTGTTGACTCTGTTCTGGATGATGTGTTCCAGTTATTGTCCCTGTGCTTCTTAACAGTTGGCCTGAAAAACTCTGCACCAGCTACCTACGCATCTTTATCCACTGTCCAATGTCTGTTGGAGCATCTTTGCGAGTCAAATGTCTTCACACACCATGATTTAAGACCT includes the following:
- a CDS encoding uncharacterized protein (CAGL0H09042g~Ortholog(s) have structural constituent of cytoskeleton activity and role in establishment of mitotic spindle orientation, mitotic spindle orientation checkpoint, nuclear migration); amino-acid sequence: MTDFSPDLLNQPVILDNGSSVIKAGFAGSQQPDVLEYAWIGNPLAERSMVTVSNKETYIGNSAYERRATLHLESPYSTNAIMSWDRLEDLWDYVLLNKLEIEQLQEHPVVLTNSMSTSKKEEEKMCEVLFEKFSIPAIYCSRDPIMSLYGLGRTTGCSVSCGHRGIGITTVIDGMIVGGSSQISNTGGSAVTNTMLDLLRHNHPKLENGQNGIELIRSIKERCCVLSKDFYNEIRAYELITSKTSNNKYRLPDGNIIEIGSERFEAPEIIFNPQAYGYSEIPLQKMIINSISRAGILPRSQLLESIVLSGGSSLIKGFGERLTKEIRKEIDGNQKIMLNAPHERRFLPWIGGSVLSGLSTMKLLWKSKSAYREDKHFDFNTLYNNRM
- the FUR1 gene encoding uracil phosphoribosyltransferase (CAGL0H09064g~Putative uracil phosphoribosyltransferase) — protein: MSSEPFKNVYLLPQTNQLLGLYTIIRDKNTTRPDFIFYSDRIIRLLVEEGLNHLPVENKDVDTHTSEVFNGVGFMGKICGVSIVRAGESMEQGLRDCCRSVRIGKILIQRDEETALPKLFYEKLPEDIADRYVFLLDPMLATGGSAMMATDVLIKRGVKPERIYFLNLICSKDGIDRYHAQFPDVKIVTGAIDKGLNEQKYLVPGLGDFGDRYYCI
- a CDS encoding uncharacterized protein (CAGL0H09086g~Protein of unknown function) encodes the protein MARKDSGKYAGKSLIDRIGKVNGAGVNRKRAIPGPTPTGPKKAGSAGFTVVNGKLVKADDIGVLLRAAGNSPRDVVKGKREVKKSIRSAKANSVKVPTKPKQSTSKAQKKMKSKPNVITPTNIPTFPVGTGNTLVISTNTDASDKSLVLYNLTLGVNQRNLQKILENLANVSIKRVKVRDLPSGSATAHVWLKKATIEELERVRKLFHGALVDGRTIQVMISSETSNNLTY